AGAGCACATCTTTCATGGTATTATTCTGCACCCAGTTGATGCCTTCATGGGTGTAAATCTCTGGGCACCAACCATCGCCGGCAAGGAAACGGTCAGACTTGATACGGCGACTGGCCATCAGAATGAACACACGGAAGGCAGTGTCACTGAAGCCGAAACCTTCAGGCAGAGGCTCGCTGAGAGTGCCGACAAGGAGGTCCACGGCCTCGATGTCACCGTTGTAGACCTCATCCAGATCAGCAGCCAGCTTCTCATCGCCACCGGTGAGCTCGATAAAGGTGCGGGCGGGGGGCATGTGAAACAGACGACGGAAGGCATTGTAGCGAGGGACGCCGCGTTCACGATCCCGAAGGATGTCGATAGCACCCAAGTCCAAGTGACGGCCCTCGGGGAAGTCCTTGTCTTTCGGGATAGCCAAGTCACGAAGGAAGTTAGGCATGTTGCGGGCACGTATCGCACCTGGGTAGTTAACGCCGAAGGAGTAAAAAACGTCTGCAAAGTCCAGTCCCAAGCGTCCGTTATCTCCCTGATTATCTTCAGCCTTTGCCTCCAGAGGTTTGCGGGCGGACTCGAAAGCAACTTCCTTGATTGGGAGTGTGCCCTCGTGCTGGCCGTCCTtgacgttgaagaaggcgatgtTATCCGGGATGAGAGGGTGGAGACGGTAGACAGACACAAACTCCTCGGTGAGAGAGTATGGAATATTATCGTGGTTGACATCCGAGCCTGGAATGCCGGAAAGAACTTCGGACTTGTTTCCAAAAGGCCTTCCAAAGACGTGCCAGAGCTAGTATAGCCCGGTTAGTTTTCCATCTACTGAATACGACGTATTTGAACAAAGACTTATCAGACTCACCTTTTCACCTAGAAGCCCCCACCAGTTCGCATCCATGGCGATCTGTAGGGTGGGGTGTTGCAGAATACCAGGCGTCCACTCAACAGTATGGATCTTAGCCATTAGCGCACAGTTGACCAGTCTGGCAGTGTCGAAGATCCGATCGCTCGGCCAGGTAGGATTTGAAATGTGAAGCTGCTTAGCGATGGCGTTATGCTCGAGGGCGAAGAGGGTGTGCAAAagttcaagcccaagccacCAATTCTGACGAAACCCTGTGAGGGGAATGTTGTCCTCTCCACGGGGTAAGAACTgctctccatcgccaacagTAACTGCAAGCTGCCCGGGATGAGTCTTGTCACACTTGGCCCGCAGTTCTCTCGTTTCGGCCTCGGTAGACCCATAGATCTGGGAGGCGTCCCACCAGTGTGTGTTCTCGTTGTCGTACGCTGGTGTTTCGGCATCCTGCTCAGAGAGATCATCGGCCTTTTTAGTACGTGGaacggccatcttcttgtcagaccatccatcatctggGTTCAAGGGAATGTCAATGTGAGTCTCTCTTCTTGTGTCGAACATGTGCTGCGCCCAATCGTGCACCTGGAACTGGATCCAAGCAGCAGCGAGCAAGTTCACAATGACGGCAGGCTTGAACTCGCCATCGGGCCGCGCAAGGATTCTCTCGGAGATGACTCTCGGATTTGGTGTGAGAAGCTCCTTCTGGCTGGGTGGTTTGGTTTGATCTCTCGGCACATTGCGACCGAACCTCATTCCAACGCATCCCATCTTGGGTGCACTAAGATCATTGAAATAGCCATTCGAATTTCGCGAAGAAATGAACTTTGAGTCCTTCATTGGGCATGATGCAACGGTACCCTGAGACCCGGCGTCAGGATAAGTGTCGTACAAGTTCTTTTTGCGAAGCTCGTAGCGCAAAgcgaggaggttgaagatgccAATCCAGGCGGGGAGTTTGTGCCAGTGAATGAAAGTGTTGACGATCTTCCAGAAACCAATAAAAAGAGATTTAAAGATAGGCTCAAGGAAAGAAACCATTGTGAGGAAGAAGGCACTCAATATGGCAAAAAACGACTTGGAGGCCGCAAGGCCACCTTCGATAATTTTAGAAGTCATCGGTTTTATGTGAAAGATTTGTCAAGGCTGTCGATGCCTGTCAGAGGAGTAGTTGGGTGAGGGCCATGTGAGTCTTTTTATACCTTTTTGAGCCCAAGCTTGTTATCATTTAGCATGTAAAGTTCGAGCTGGGGGGCCATTTTCACATGCATCTGAGCCATATGCTGAAGATTAGTATTATCCTTGACTTGATAGGCTTTCAGATGGCATTTTGGCCCTCCTGGAGTGTATCCCGTCTTAGACATGGCTGAGTCTAGGAACGGCCCAGACCAGCCCTACCATTCACATTCACTCGTGTCCATACCAAGCCACAGAccatcagccagccacagccTTTCAGCTAGCTAGCCATACTCCACCAGACTTATCTTGTGCAAGCTCGCATCGAAGAAATGCATAAAAGGCTTATGCATCAAACATAGTTGTGCCAGGTAATCCCAAAGCTCTGGCACACAATCTCTGTGACATTGATTCCCCAAAGTGTGGTAAAGGATCATGGAGCCCCTCATTGCTTATTCTTGGCGTTCGTCCAGATGGTAAGCATGCGGTTGATGCGGCCGACATGTGGCCGCACTTCGACACATTCGGCCGTGCCTTTTTAAGTGCCCACCCGTACCTCCGCTAGCCCATGACTATTGACCTTTTATCGATTTTATCCCCTTGGACATTGTCTCACTCCGCGCAAGCTATTTCCGGTCTAGAGCAGCCACAGTAGGTTTGCCGTAAACAGAAGCGGAGATGTGACAAGGGGCTTCCACAACTCGGCACCTGTCGCCGAAGCGGCAGGGAGCACGACTACTCGTCCGTTGCTGAGAAAAATGACGAGCTCAACTGGCTATGGACGCGCGTCGCTTCCCTTGAAACGGCCCTTCGGAGCGGCTCTTCAGTTACGACCACACGCAACTCAGCCAGTAACCTTGCCACGACGAGTTCAAGCAACTCGCGGCCAGTCTCGTCGCctgtggaggaagaagatctGGACATGGGGATCGCCACTTGGTCTCCCCGCGAATCGTCTATGCCCCACCCGGGAGCTTCTCTGCCGTGCTCCGCTTTCTTTCTCGACAATCCCGTGTTTCGGCAGAGGTAATATTTTCTGACTCTCGCATTCGTGTCCATAGCGTAGAGGCTTCTCGATGAACTGGGTTCAGCCGCGGAAATGGAGGAAAATGCTAACGTATATTTCGAGGGCATCTACCTTTGGTTGCCCATTGTGTCAAAGCGCAGGCCTGGGCGCGAGACCAGGGCACCTGGAATGCAGCCTTGGTGCTTGAAAGGTGGATGAATTATCATTTGGTGTTACCTTATCTTGAGTGGCCGGTACAGCGAACAGTGGATGTGGTACGGTctttattttacttacttattatatatgttaatTATtaaaacttattattttataataaacAGCTCAGAAGGCATAGCTAAAAGAAGCCATTTAAGTTAAGATTAtaaacttatattaattataaagtacTCTATAAGGTAGCTTATATGCAAAGCACCTTTTGCCTTGCTACTAGGGCCCTTTCTCGCAGCGGAGGCCCTGCGCTTTTCTAGGTACTTAGTACTAATAATCTGTTTTACTATTATGACTCCTCGATTTGAGCTGAAGCCTCTTTGTGGGCAGAGTTATATTACGCATCAGTCCTCGTTGCGAAGATGGTGGCTTACTTGATCACACGATTGTCGTGCGTTCCAGGGAGCGAATTACAAGGCCAGAAGCCTACTGCATGTCGAATCGCAGAGATCTGCCTCCGCCCCCTCGTCAATACCTGCGCCAATATATTCGCCAACACCCTCGTGACTTATCAGCCGCAGGGAGGCTTTCTAATATTGGTTCGCTTAGCCAGATTAGGAAAAAGTGAGGCTGTCTGTGTCACCAATGACATAGGTACCATTCAGCCAACCCATAGGTACACCCTCTTTACTCGCATTCCTCATGAATTTGAGAGATAGCGGCCACTAATATTAGgtgattttttttttcgttttTGAATCAAGGTGGGAATCCATCATGTTTGGTTGATCGTGAGGCTTTTCCCTTGCAGCGCTTTAAAGGTGCTCTACTCCCGCCATCTTTAAATGCGTGCCATGGTTTTCTCATCCGCGCACCGTCTCCTTTCTTCAGAGAATTACATTATTACTTCCAGAATCCACCTGCTATGTCTTCTGGCGAAGAGGGCTCCAGCGGCCCGAGTGCCGAAGATAAGGCCAACCGGCTGGCCTTGGGGGCTATCGTCATCGCTTCAGTGGCTTTTATCGTAGCCTTCCTGCAATTTCTGCTCGAATATTTCGCGTCTTCCGAAGCCCGTAGCAAATGCACCTACGAAGCAATCGGGCCGTCAGCAAAACACGTCAAGTTCCGCCCCAACTGGCGTTTCTTCAAACTTCGTGTCAAGTATCCCTTACTTGACCTATCCTTCGGCAAGGTTTTTACGGCCGCTTGCACTTCCGAGCTGTTGGCTATTGACTCGCTAAAGTCGCCACTGCGACGGGTGTGCGAGAACAAGCCGCACTGGGGTTGGCAAGTTATGCAGGAAACGGACAACCTTTCTTTCAACATGGTGTCGTAAGTTTCTATTGCCCAGCGTTGATCAGATACATTTGCGACGATGTTTACTGATGCGCGGCCAGGGATGGATTCCAAAAGATGACTCGCGATCAGAATATTACAGTCACTAGCAAAGACCTCACATGGAGACTGTACTTTATTCTCGTCTTGTGGAAAATTACCCACACTTGGAAGCCTATGGTCCGTCCTAGAGCCTCGTGGGCCCAGCTCCTGACGGCCTTTGGGATCCGAGACACGAGCAGCCTGATATATCGACATGCCGACGCCGATGTGATCCCGAGCTCGATCGGTGCGCCGATACAGAGGGTGAAGCTTTTCGATCTGGGCATCATAGCGTTGCAACTTGGGTTCAAGAAGGTGACTATCGATACCCGCAATCGAAAGTTTACCGCTGTAAGTGACTTTGGCACTATCAAGACATTGAAACTAGATGAGCTTGGCAAAGTAATCCGGTTCGAAGGGGATATCCTTGCCATCTATCACCAAATAAGCAAAGGTTCATTTGTTTCAAACGTGATCGGAGGCACCGGATCGGCCAGCAATGGACGGCTATCTTTCGGCTTAAAATATACTACCAATGGAATGTTCTATCCACTGAAGCTAATTAGCACAGCCTTATCTCAACGATGGGACCAGAACAGATTTGATGAGGAGCAAACGGAATTCATTGTTAGGGGCCTTGAGGAGCACAAAGAGTGCATTATCAAGGGGGAGGTTTCTGCAGAGGCGTCGCTGCTCGAGACCCTTCTGGCCGATGCTGACTTTGAAGTGGATCAGCCTGCCGGTCTTGGTAACGACCAAGCATCGGACGACTTGTCGGAGGAGAGATCGGAAGATTCGGAAGACTTTGAGCCCAAGGAGCTACAAAAAACGACAACGGGTCTCAGTGCAAAACACCTCGGGAATCTACTCGGGGCCTGGCCACAGAAAAACCGGGCCAAAGAAAGGGTATGTTCCAACTCTCATTTGATAATAGCGATGAAGCTGTTCCAATCTTGGTCATCTAACGGACGCTTTAGGCAGCCTTTGTTCAATGGCAAAGAGCTACTGGCCTCGATTTACCTACCATCCTGGCGGCTTTGACCATCGCTTCCCTGGGAAGTTGTGAGGTAGGATTTCCATCGGGCATCATCCTTTACCCCTTTGCTGCTTTCCTCAACGCTATCGCTCAGCAAGTCGGGTCGACGCTGCGGTCCCTCAATGCTGACTCGGAAATCACGCGGCTCTTTGCCCTGGACAGGCTGCAATTTGTTCGGTCCAAAGATACATTTTGGTACTCATTCAACTATGTCGGCATGTCACCACGGTACTTCCTGTGGAGCTGGATGTTCCAGGAGACGAAGGAAGTTTTCGACTCgctcgacgagaaggagCAGGACAAGATCATTATTCGGCAAGACGGGCAGCACACCGGCGATGTCAACATTGTCCTCTTTTCCGACTGCgactccctcctccacaactTCAAGCCCCGCGACTGGTCtgccaagatcgagaggATCATTGCTCTGTCCATGGTCAAATATCGCCCTGTCAACATGGTCTGGGCCCAGATTCTGATCCTTGACGTAGCTATCCATTTCTTGGTTAGGGGTGGCTGGTACGAGGGTCCTACCGAGGGGTATAACGTCGCCACCGACGAGGTTGCTGCTGTCGTCGCAGCTGTAGTCGACTCCTGGCAAGGGACCGACACAGAGGCAGAATCCGAAACCCCAGCCGTGCCGCTTGCTACCATTTCCGATCCGGCCGGTGAGAGGCAGAGCTACAAAGGAGGGAACCAAGAACGCCAACAGGGGACTGTGCATGGGAGtgtagcagcagcagggcaACATGGGTCAGGAAGTGATGGCACAACCGATAATGCGGGCCGTCACCAACATACAGATACTCATCCAGTGGAACCCACGATCGTTTGGGACCTCGTCGGCAGCCTCGAAAAGCAGCCCAATCTGTTCCGCACACTGCAGAGTGAGGTGCGCCAGGAGAGGCTACGCAAACTCGCAAACTTGCTGCAGCTGCGCACTATTTTCTACGCGGCATTCCTAATGCTTAACCCGGATTCTAGCGACGTGTATCGAGCCGAGTCGAGCAGTGTAGAGATGCCAATTATATAATAGTAAGGGCTCTTGGCTTGTTTCTTGGACTAAGCCAACCTTGGGCCTATGCTATCTTACTTAGGGATTACAGACTGAAATGGGGCCTGTTCCTGGTTTTACAGTAATTATgtatctttattattataacaGTTATTTTATTTTGAAATAAGGCTTAACGTacatcacaagtgagtgaaacacacaagcgagtgaaacaaaaatcccaacctcttttataaaaatcgcaataaaaacaccacaaaccatttgatcaattaaaactactcactatactcttccccagacgtctcaatcactacttgacaggtccttgcattatggccgggcttgccgcagataccacaacgtcgaacacccggtcgcgccgacctcccttgaccaccactccgcgacgattcggccattacccgcgcatcagcatccatttgatcaattgcttgccttccttcctctaccgtcatcacccctcttttctgtagccgggtccttttttgctctccggcgccggcttagtatctcatttgcctgtcgaaggtcttgaacctctgcccgaacaagagccatctcatgcataaccgcctttgttccctttgcaagagactttaatgcttcaagaattgactctggagagctgctttggtgccttctaattcgtctctcaaggtattcagactgagattgggcctcaagcacagtcttcggggtccttgatgcccaagaggtcaattgatcagatgcctcctcaaccggcgttggcgtccgtagctgcacatcaagcttcgagaccacactttctggatcaagaggaataagcccggcccctttgaatgatgccttgatgttttttttttcgtcatagtggcctcgtgtgctgcgtagaaggctggaaagaactcggtctttgaaacgtgtgttatagagcatctgatcagatgctctatttctcgaccatatgccttctttagtatgctaaagcacccgacgtcaaggggctggagtagatgagatgaatgaggtggcatacaaagccggataatcttattctcctcgcaatatctctcgaattcgatggagtggtgactttcgtggccatcaaggatcaagagacgataggaaccaattgatcgattggttgtgtgccggtcaaagtgcttgagccactcgagaccggtctcattatcggtccagccattttgggtcgttgcaatagcccaatcgcccgggaggttgctttctcggtaccagttggcgaggtgatattggcccgcaccgatgataaacggcgggatcgaccagccttccgcattgatcgcttggatcactgtaatccattcccgatttccaggctgcactgattttggctttaaacgcctttctgagcccgtgacgaccattccgcttgcaatcatgcccataaggaagccagtctcgtcaaagttatagatatcttctgatcggatgccgtacttcgcgattatgttcgccacaagcataaaccagttgcggataatagttggatcttcgcacttggctctctggtagtcatatttacgaaaaaaacgcgtcttgaggtctgggtgtcgcctgacgaagtttgaggcccagtttgtgccgactggtggtgcgtcgcggtcggcaagcaattgatcagccattgctttcacACTACgtagccgggggggaaatcctcgcgaatctaggtcaagaataaagtgtttaaggatctgttcctctagattagatagtcgacgtgattttggggtaatatcgcgttgagattggatgcctttttgccgacgccagagcgttgttgggttgactgTATAGAttgttgcagcgcgtcggagctttaaggttgggtcattttgaagggcctgaagggcaagaagcattctagcctcataatttgactgtgacatgctgggtggttgagaattaattaatcaaatagagaaggtgtaggttgagggatttttgtttcactcgcttgtgtgtttcactcacttgtgatatacgttatttttatttctaatttTAAACTATAATTTTAACATATGACTTATgtttatcttatattaattcttattaattaaattaataaacTATTTTAGACTTGGGATCGAAGGGCGCCATTATCTTCCACGGAGGGGGGCAGTCTAGCACTGACCTGGCCTCAACAAGTTTACAAGGGATTCTAAAGCTGCAAGGAGATGATATGAGGCGTCCCATCTCTTGCGGTATTACAAGTCAGTCCAGTGGGTACTTCTCTTGGTGCTCCGGAATGGCAGAAGCTTGGGCGCAGAAAGTACGGCGATTTGTGATTGGTAGGATACCTCTCTGGAGTTCTAATATGGTTTTGGACTGCACGATATTGCGAGAGTGGTCCTACGTGTGTCCTGGATATCTCCTTGAACCAGAACCTAGCCTTCGTCGTGATGATAAGACGTGTATAACTAGAGAAAAGACATCGATAAATGACAGTTTGCTCGGGGATCAATAATTAAAACAAGAGCTCTCTAATTTCCAGTCCAAGACGACTTGGAACCCACAACCGGAGCCCGGCCAATTCTGCAGTTGCCTTTGCAGCTTAGATCCCCAGGATGAAATCATCGACGGTTTAGACATTGATTTGGCGATTGAAGACATCTTTGCTCGTCTTCGTAACATTCTTCACCAAACCGGAGGCCTCCGGCTTGGATTTGGATTTTATCTCGAGGCGTTAAGAGGGATAAAGTGCGCGCCGGGAAGACCTTGTACCCACTTGTCGAGTTTGCGAGCGTCATCTGAGAACTTGTCGGCGCCGACCTACCTAAACCAGATGCCCATGCTTGGTCAAGGGGGCTTTTCCGAGCCACCCGAGGACAGTTGATGATAAATCCACGTCATCTGAGAATTTATCGGTCCCGAACTACCCAAAGCATGGGTAGTCAAGTGAAGCTAAGTTAGTATAGCCTCATTATAAAATGCTGGTGTTGCAAGCAACCTTTCATTTCTGCCATCTCCCCTAATTCACGTTTACCTCTCGCAATCTTCCACATGGCCCTACAACGTCTTTCTGTTTTACTCCTTTGTCTCGGCTTAGCAACATACTCAGCAGCCCAAGATGCCTACATTAAAGTCACGCTGGATCCTACCTACCGGACAGTGCCTCCGCCCAACGACGACTTCCCCCAGGACCGAAGCCACATATGGGTTATTCAATGCATTCTATTGCCCATATCACTCACCTGCGTAGGCCTTAGTCTCTGGGAAAGCAAGCGATGGGGTTCGACGGTGCCTGCGGCCCTGACAATTGGGTCTGCGTCATTTGTCTTGGTCGAGGCAGTAAATTGCTTCCTTGGCAACGTCTACTAGAGCACATCCCACGACCCTAAGAAGCTCATGTTCACCCTACTCGGAAGTGATTTTGATATATACGTCGGTATCATCTGGTGGTCCTATGGCGCAGTTCTGAGCTGCGGGATTTTTGCTGCTTTGAACCGAAACATCCGAACCGGCTGGCTATGGGCACTTCTGGCTTTTGCAGGATTCCTGGACATCGTTCTCGAAGAATGCATGCTCATCTACGGCGGCATCTACATCTACTACGGTCACCAGCCGCTGGTCTTCAACACATTCCCTTGTTGGTGGGCCTTTTGTAACGTTTCAAGCATCTTTCTCggcatctccatcacctATCGGTATAGCCACTTGCTTCAAGGATGGAAGAGCCTTCTGGTTCCCCCCATCCTACCAATCTGCTACGCTGGTCCTCAAGTCCTCGCAGGCCTCCCTACCATGTATGCCGTCCAGGCAGACTACTCCCCACTTGTCACCGAACTTTGCGGCGTCGCCAGTTGTGGTCTCGCTGTGATTCAAGCGGGAATTATCATGGACACTGTTCTTGCACGCAACCCAACCAACGTGAACCAAGCTGGCCCGAACCGTCAATCGAAGTTGGCTCACCGAAAGGTACTGTGAGAGAGTGTGTATCACTCTGCGGTTATGGAAATGGATGCGCGACGGCCGCCCCGAGGGAAGCAGCCAGGGAAAAGAGCAAGATATACTGGCCACATGGCGCTTGTCACGACTATGACGGGGCTAAGGCTATGAAGCATAGCAGAACACTATATCTTAATAGGATAAGTGATTATAAACGAGTCCAGGGGGAGTCGAAACGAGTGCGAGAGATCCGAGCGAGCCAATCACAGTGGACCCTGATCGGACCAGCAGCCTATTTCGCTCGGCACGATAGACAAGTTCATTGGCAACTATTGACAAGATAGCTTACCTGATGGCTGGGCGAGATCCgcatcatgatggagaaAGATGTATCCCTCATGAGGTCTCGGCGCACCATCATTGGAGCCTTGAACGGCATACCTGAGAATACTGTAGAAACTAGTCACGCTTTGCTACTTGATTATGCTTATTGGTGAACAACAATCGAGACCGACGTGGAATGAAGTTTGGAGATCAACAAACTAGATTTGACTGCGCTAATATACATAGAAAAAGTCGGGGTTATTCCTATCAGTGAGAAGCTCCGGAGCCTGTTCCTGGACAACCTCACCACTGTCTCGCACCACCATGACCTTCCTGTTTCGTACGCCGTAGAGAATCCTAGTTAAAATACTGACAACGACGGATCCACCACAAACACAGAACACGGTGACTTTGGCTGGAATATAGCCTGGTGCATCCCTGGCCTGAAATGTTTGAGGGCCAATAATATTAGCAATGGAAAACCCGATTGCAATAATGGCATTAGTAGTGACCTTCTTCGTGTATCCCTGAATATTGGCTCCCACCAAGGCATAGATCAGTGCCAGTGGTGCCACGTCAAAGTTGATCAAATAGATACCAGCGAGGGAGCCAGCTTGGCTGTCCGGGTAGAATGACATCAGTCCTGCCCCAATAAGAGTGGGGATCATGAGAAGACAAAGGCCAAGCCAACGTGGAAAGCGGTACAGGATGGCGAATGTGCTGAGCAAAGTGGCAGCTACCGATACTAGGCCAGAGGGCATGTTCAGCAAAGCTGCTTGTTTCGGGTTGTATCCAAAACTGCGGATGAGTGTGGCGGAAAATGTTGTGATGATCCCAGATGGGATGACAATGAGGATagtgttgaggaagagaagccaGACCTGTAGATCCTTGAGGGAATCCCAGATACCAGAAGCGTGAAAGACCTTGGCGCCGTTTCCTCCCTGGTCAGCGCTCAGAGCCTCTTGAAGCACGAGCCGCTCGTGTTCGGtgaggaacttggcctcTTTAATACCCGAGGGCATCCAGaagacgacaagaaggccgacCAGCATATTGAAGGCCCCAACCGATACAAACATGATACGCCAGCCCTCAAAGCTGCCGACTCGGCTACCATGTTGAGCGGCAAAGGAGATGAGACCTCCGACGGTT
This Fusarium keratoplasticum isolate Fu6.1 chromosome 6, whole genome shotgun sequence DNA region includes the following protein-coding sequences:
- a CDS encoding MFS domain-containing protein; protein product: MSLNEMEKTRTNKDPPSIVMGSVRDMTTNESLKNITRKVDYHLVPLMLVCYFLQFLDKVLINYANIMGLSTTLNFKGNDFSWMATAFFIGFAVAEFPQGFLIQKFPVSKVLGVNVILWGAVICCSAAAQNFPGMTAARTLLGMFEAVISPALIMITSQWYTRSQATPRTGIWYCGLGIGQTVGGLISFAAQHGSRVGSFEGWRIMFVSVGAFNMLVGLLVVFWMPSGIKEAKFLTEHERLVLQEALSADQGGNGAKVFHASGIWDSLKDLQVWLLFLNTILIVIPSGIITTFSATLIRSFGYNPKQAALLNMPSGLVSVAATLLSTFAILYRFPRWLGLCLLMIPTLIGAGLMSFYPDSQAGSLAGIYLINFDVAPLALIYALVGANIQGYTKKVTTNAIIAIGFSIANIIGPQTFQARDAPGYIPAKVTVFCVCGGSVVVSILTRILYGVRNRKVMVVRDSGEVVQEQAPELLTDRNNPDFFYVY